The Bryobacteraceae bacterium genome includes a window with the following:
- a CDS encoding polysulfide reductase chain C: MADLALDPRMELNPPLVTGGMTYSDVTDKVSSIVEGKAPKQWWIAMAFAVPLAGLLFFCLAYLVATGIGVWGNNSPVGWGWDITNFVWWIGIGHAGTLISAILFLFRQKWRTSINRAAEAMTLFAVACAAIYPLFHTGRPWRAAYWLFPLPNEFLHMWQNFRSPLMWDVFAVSTYGTVSALFWYVGLIPDLATLRDRATTPIRKTIYGLLSLGWRGSASQWRHYELAYLLLAGLSTPLVLSVHSIVSFDFATSLLPGWHTTIFPPYFVAGAVFSGFAMVVTLMTLARWIYGLENLITMKHLENMCKVMLATGMIVGFAYGTEFFIAWYSANQYERFIFLNRAFGPYWWAYWSMIACNVIAPQFFWFRKFRTSIPAMFILSIFINIGMWFERFVIIATSLHRDFLPSSWGYFSPTWVDIGTYLGTFGLFLTLFLLFLRFLPAIAISEVKGVLHQQVSAPHGAPAHGGSH; encoded by the coding sequence ATGGCTGATCTCGCACTCGATCCGCGAATGGAACTCAACCCGCCCCTGGTGACGGGCGGGATGACCTACTCCGACGTCACCGACAAGGTCAGCTCGATCGTCGAAGGCAAGGCGCCGAAGCAGTGGTGGATCGCCATGGCGTTTGCGGTGCCGCTGGCCGGGCTGCTGTTCTTCTGCCTCGCCTACCTGGTGGCGACGGGCATTGGCGTATGGGGCAACAACTCGCCGGTGGGCTGGGGCTGGGACATCACGAACTTCGTCTGGTGGATCGGCATCGGCCACGCGGGCACGCTGATCTCGGCCATTCTGTTCCTGTTCCGCCAGAAGTGGCGCACCTCGATCAATCGCGCGGCGGAAGCGATGACGCTGTTCGCGGTGGCCTGCGCGGCGATTTATCCGCTGTTCCACACGGGGCGTCCGTGGCGCGCCGCCTACTGGCTGTTCCCGCTGCCGAACGAGTTCCTCCACATGTGGCAGAACTTCCGCAGCCCGCTGATGTGGGACGTCTTCGCCGTCTCCACTTACGGCACGGTGTCGGCCCTGTTCTGGTATGTGGGTCTGATTCCCGATCTGGCGACGCTGCGCGACCGCGCCACGACGCCGATCCGGAAGACGATCTACGGGCTGCTGAGCCTCGGCTGGCGCGGCTCGGCTTCGCAGTGGCGCCACTACGAGCTGGCGTACCTGCTGCTGGCGGGGCTGTCGACGCCGCTGGTGCTTTCGGTGCACTCGATCGTGTCGTTCGACTTCGCGACGTCGCTGCTGCCCGGGTGGCACACGACGATCTTCCCGCCCTACTTCGTCGCGGGCGCGGTGTTCAGCGGCTTCGCCATGGTGGTGACGCTGATGACGCTGGCGCGGTGGATCTACGGGCTGGAAAACCTGATCACGATGAAGCACCTCGAAAACATGTGCAAGGTGATGCTGGCCACCGGCATGATCGTGGGCTTCGCCTACGGCACGGAGTTCTTCATCGCGTGGTACAGCGCGAACCAGTATGAGCGGTTCATCTTCCTGAACCGCGCGTTCGGTCCGTACTGGTGGGCCTACTGGTCGATGATCGCCTGCAACGTGATTGCGCCGCAGTTCTTCTGGTTCAGGAAATTCCGCACGTCGATTCCGGCGATGTTCATCCTGTCGATCTTCATCAACATCGGCATGTGGTTCGAGCGCTTCGTCATCATTGCGACGTCGCTGCACCGCGACTTTCTGCCGTCGAGCTGGGGCTACTTCTCGCCGACCTGGGTCGACATCGGGACGTACCTGGGCACGTTCGGCCTGTTCCTGACGCTGTTCCTGCTGTTCCTGCGGTTCCTGCCCGCGATCGCGATCAGCGAGGTGAAGGGCGTGCTGCACCAGCAGGTGAGCGCGCCGCATGGCGCGCCTGCGCACGGAGGGAGCCACTGA
- a CDS encoding molybdopterin oxidoreductase has product MNELIQLNLSSLTGRKYWRSLNQLADTPEFRQWVEREFPEGASELLDSGSRRTLLKLMAAGFGLAGLTACRRPVEKILPLSKGVEGYVHGRPLHYATAVETCGIASGLIVECNDGRPTKVEGNPRHPFSLGATNAFQQATILDLYDPDRARQVQKQGVKSSWAEFESWWMEQSAKLGDGAGLRILSARSTSPSLEALKAEIAKKYPQSAWIEYEPVSFERAIEGARIAFGQPLVAHYRLEQADVIVSLDCDFLGLDTLSAQPVKQFAARRKPEDGRELNRLYSVEANFTITGAMADHRLRARSSDVAAIAMALARELNVSGAELKVLGQGGDRQQKFLSAVAKDLLAHRGKSLVVAGPRQPAEVHALVALINQALGNTGQTVVYTRPPFAAADTLASVKKLADDLNAGRVSTLVVLGGNPVFTLPAEADWNALFRKAAVAALTFDENETWKAATWQLPEAHPFETWGDVRALDGTASIQQPQIQPLYGGRSALEIAALIAGRDQRRGHDIVRSYWAAQWGAQAEQKWKQALYEGVIENTRFPVVDAKADAPRVLAAVQNALKPAPAGIETVFYASWHTLDGRFANNAWLHETPDPMTKLVWDNAALLSPATAKKLGVKDGDVLEIASGGKQIRCPALVLPGHADDSISLQLGFGRSACGRVGRGVGHRVEGLRTAANFWFGPAEARRTGATYKLVTTQEHHTLIEPITGLKRHNIVEEFSVEEYRHRAEHGKHEPHPATDLFPEFDYSKGYQWGMAIDLSACIGCNACMVACTAENNIPVVGKEQVAKGREMHWIRLDRYFSGDEEDPQAVVQPMACVQCEKAPCESVCPVAATAHSPEGINEMAYNRCVGTRYCLNNCPYKVRRFNFLNWNKDIPEIRKMVFNPDVTVRMRGVMEKCNYCVQRIEEKRSQAKAEGRRPIRDGEIVTACQQACPADAIVFGNINDPESRVSKLKQQARDYSVLEELNTKPRTTYLARVRNPNPELV; this is encoded by the coding sequence ATGAACGAACTCATCCAGCTCAACCTCTCCAGCCTTACCGGCAGGAAATACTGGCGCAGCCTGAACCAGCTCGCCGACACGCCGGAGTTCCGCCAGTGGGTGGAACGCGAATTTCCCGAAGGCGCCTCGGAACTGCTCGACAGCGGCTCGCGGCGCACGCTGCTGAAGCTGATGGCCGCCGGTTTCGGCCTGGCCGGCCTGACGGCGTGCCGCCGCCCCGTGGAGAAAATCCTGCCGCTGTCGAAGGGCGTTGAAGGCTACGTGCACGGCCGGCCGCTGCACTACGCCACGGCCGTGGAGACGTGCGGGATCGCCAGCGGCCTGATCGTCGAGTGCAACGACGGCCGTCCCACGAAAGTGGAAGGCAACCCGCGGCATCCGTTCTCGCTGGGCGCGACGAACGCCTTCCAGCAGGCCACGATCCTCGACCTGTACGATCCGGACCGCGCGCGCCAGGTGCAGAAGCAGGGCGTGAAATCGTCGTGGGCGGAGTTCGAGTCGTGGTGGATGGAGCAGAGCGCGAAGCTGGGCGATGGCGCGGGGCTGCGCATTCTTTCAGCCCGCTCGACCTCGCCCTCGCTGGAAGCGCTGAAGGCGGAGATCGCGAAGAAGTATCCGCAGTCGGCGTGGATCGAATACGAGCCCGTCAGCTTCGAGCGCGCCATCGAGGGCGCGCGGATCGCTTTCGGCCAGCCACTGGTGGCGCACTACCGGCTGGAGCAGGCAGATGTCATCGTGTCGCTGGACTGCGATTTTCTGGGCCTGGACACGCTGTCGGCGCAGCCGGTGAAGCAGTTCGCCGCGCGGCGGAAGCCGGAGGACGGCAGGGAGCTGAACCGGCTGTATTCGGTGGAGGCGAATTTCACGATTACGGGCGCGATGGCCGATCACCGGCTGCGCGCGCGATCGTCCGACGTTGCGGCGATCGCGATGGCGCTGGCGCGCGAACTGAACGTGAGCGGCGCCGAGCTGAAGGTGCTGGGACAGGGCGGCGACCGGCAGCAGAAGTTCCTGTCGGCCGTGGCCAAGGATCTTCTGGCGCACCGCGGCAAGTCGCTGGTGGTGGCCGGACCGCGGCAGCCGGCTGAAGTCCATGCGCTGGTGGCGCTGATCAATCAGGCGCTCGGCAACACCGGGCAGACGGTTGTCTACACGCGGCCGCCGTTCGCTGCCGCCGACACGCTGGCTTCGGTGAAGAAGCTGGCCGACGACCTGAACGCGGGCCGCGTGTCCACGCTCGTGGTGCTCGGCGGCAATCCGGTGTTCACCCTGCCGGCGGAAGCGGACTGGAACGCTCTGTTCAGGAAGGCCGCGGTTGCGGCGCTGACGTTCGATGAGAACGAAACGTGGAAAGCCGCGACGTGGCAGCTGCCCGAGGCGCATCCGTTCGAGACGTGGGGCGACGTGCGGGCGCTGGACGGCACGGCCAGCATCCAGCAGCCGCAGATCCAGCCGCTGTATGGCGGGCGGAGCGCTCTGGAGATCGCCGCGCTGATCGCCGGACGGGATCAGCGCCGCGGGCACGACATCGTGCGTTCCTACTGGGCCGCGCAGTGGGGCGCGCAGGCGGAGCAGAAGTGGAAGCAGGCGCTGTATGAAGGCGTGATCGAGAACACGCGCTTCCCGGTCGTGGATGCGAAGGCGGATGCGCCGCGCGTGCTGGCCGCCGTGCAGAATGCGCTGAAGCCCGCGCCGGCGGGGATCGAGACGGTTTTCTACGCGTCCTGGCACACGCTGGACGGACGCTTCGCCAACAACGCATGGCTGCACGAGACGCCCGATCCGATGACGAAGCTCGTGTGGGACAACGCGGCGCTGCTGAGCCCGGCGACGGCGAAGAAGCTGGGCGTGAAAGACGGCGACGTGCTCGAGATCGCCTCTGGCGGGAAGCAGATCCGCTGCCCGGCGCTCGTGCTGCCGGGCCATGCGGATGATTCGATTTCGCTGCAGCTCGGATTCGGCCGCTCGGCGTGCGGCCGCGTCGGCCGCGGCGTGGGGCACCGCGTCGAGGGGCTGCGCACGGCGGCGAACTTCTGGTTCGGGCCCGCCGAGGCGCGCAGGACAGGCGCGACGTACAAGCTGGTGACCACGCAGGAGCACCACACGCTGATCGAGCCGATCACGGGGCTCAAGCGGCACAACATCGTCGAGGAGTTCAGCGTGGAGGAGTACCGCCACCGCGCCGAACACGGCAAGCACGAGCCGCATCCGGCGACGGACCTGTTCCCCGAGTTCGACTACTCGAAGGGCTACCAGTGGGGCATGGCCATCGACCTGAGCGCGTGCATCGGCTGCAACGCGTGCATGGTGGCCTGCACGGCGGAAAACAACATCCCGGTGGTCGGCAAGGAGCAGGTGGCCAAGGGCCGCGAAATGCACTGGATCCGGCTGGACCGGTATTTCAGCGGCGACGAGGAAGACCCGCAGGCGGTGGTGCAGCCGATGGCGTGCGTGCAGTGCGAGAAGGCGCCGTGCGAGAGCGTCTGCCCGGTGGCGGCGACGGCGCACAGCCCGGAAGGCATCAACGAGATGGCCTACAACCGCTGCGTGGGCACGCGCTACTGCCTGAACAACTGCCCGTACAAGGTGCGGCGGTTCAACTTCCTCAACTGGAACAAGGACATTCCGGAAATCCGGAAGATGGTCTTCAACCCCGATGTCACCGTGCGCATGCGCGGCGTGATGGAGAAGTGCAACTACTGCGTGCAGCGCATCGAAGAGAAGCGCTCGCAGGCGAAGGCGGAAGGGAGGCGGCCGATCCGCGACGGCGAGATCGTCACGGCGTGCCAGCAGGCGTGCCCCGCCGACGCCATCGTCTTCGGCAACATCAACGATCCGGAGAGCCGCGTGTCGAAGCTGAAGCAGCAGGCTCGCGATTATTCCGTGCTGGAAGAGCTCAACACCAAGCCGCGCACGACGTACCTGGCGCGCGTCCGCAATCCCAATCCGGAGCTTGTCTAA
- a CDS encoding cytochrome c, with the protein MTVFSKRFDTHLRLAAGAIVVLLGAGGAIAAYLLHPRQLDTGYTPVQPVPYSHKLHAGNLGMDCLYCHTTVAQSSFAAVPMTEICMNCHVRVKEKSPKLQPVRDSYASGKPIQWVKVHRLPDYVYFNHQAHVTAGVSCVSCHGRVDQMVEVRQVQPLSMAWCLDCHRNPAPHVRPPELVTKLDWQPEGDPAVLGAKLIREKGIHPPDNCSACHR; encoded by the coding sequence ATGACTGTCTTCTCGAAGCGGTTCGACACCCATCTGCGCCTTGCCGCCGGCGCCATCGTGGTTCTGCTGGGCGCAGGCGGCGCCATCGCGGCGTATCTTCTCCACCCCCGGCAGCTCGACACCGGCTATACGCCCGTGCAGCCTGTGCCATACAGCCACAAGCTGCACGCGGGCAACCTCGGCATGGACTGCCTGTACTGCCACACGACGGTCGCGCAGTCGAGCTTCGCCGCCGTGCCGATGACCGAGATCTGCATGAACTGCCATGTGCGGGTGAAAGAAAAGAGCCCCAAGCTGCAGCCCGTGCGCGACAGCTACGCGAGCGGCAAACCGATCCAGTGGGTGAAGGTGCACCGCCTTCCGGACTACGTTTATTTTAATCACCAGGCTCACGTGACCGCGGGCGTGAGCTGCGTCAGCTGCCACGGGCGCGTCGATCAGATGGTGGAAGTGCGGCAGGTGCAGCCGCTGTCGATGGCGTGGTGCCTGGACTGCCACCGCAACCCCGCGCCGCACGTGCGTCCGCCGGAGCTGGTGACCAAGCTTGACTGGCAGCCGGAAGGCGACCCGGCGGTGCTGGGCGCGAAGCTGATCCGCGAAAAGGGCATTCATCCTCCCGACAACTGTTCGGCCTGCCACCGATAA